A single genomic interval of uncultured Pseudodesulfovibrio sp. harbors:
- a CDS encoding GIY-YIG nuclease family protein: MYANSASKYDHARFQWVLKDSYILSNISMPGIVKIGRTGNSPEKRAAELSASTGVPTPFCVEWFAFVSNSEETEASIHNELSSHRVNNGREFFKIEINNAKTACEGLCGGHDNVHYSKAPYDRKRYIEEKQREKIEESRKINLQEKINNKKELEQKIKYASNRLEALNKEFDDSLSSGPGCLFQIVCAVAFLVVFWMDEIFPSVKANRDIQLWSFFIVPAVIYFIYKNMYNTTTPDEHVAKIEEAKRYHDKLQYELQNLNKSIR; the protein is encoded by the coding sequence GTGTATGCAAATTCGGCAAGCAAATACGACCATGCGAGGTTTCAATGGGTTCTCAAGGATTCATATATATTATCAAACATTTCTATGCCGGGAATTGTGAAAATTGGCAGAACAGGTAATTCTCCAGAAAAGCGTGCTGCTGAATTATCTGCATCAACTGGGGTACCTACCCCATTTTGCGTTGAGTGGTTTGCTTTCGTTTCAAATTCTGAAGAAACGGAAGCTTCAATACACAATGAATTATCATCTCACCGGGTTAATAATGGTAGAGAATTTTTCAAAATTGAAATCAATAATGCTAAAACCGCTTGCGAAGGTTTGTGCGGGGGGCATGACAATGTTCACTATAGCAAAGCTCCTTATGACAGAAAAAGATACATAGAAGAGAAACAGAGAGAGAAAATTGAAGAATCTCGAAAGATAAACCTTCAAGAAAAGATTAATAATAAAAAAGAATTAGAACAAAAAATTAAGTACGCTTCTAATAGATTAGAAGCACTGAATAAAGAGTTTGATGATAGTCTTTCAAGTGGGCCGGGATGTCTGTTTCAAATAGTTTGTGCTGTAGCATTTCTGGTTGTATTTTGGATGGATGAGATTTTTCCCTCAGTTAAGGCCAATAGAGACATCCAACTCTGGTCTTTCTTTATTGTGCCTGCAGTTATCTATTTTATTTATAAAAACATGTACAATACGACAACTCCAGATGAGCATGTTGCAAAAATTGAAGAAGCTAAGAGGTATCATGATAAGTTGCAATACGAATTGCAGAATCTAAATAAGTCAATCCGTTAA
- a CDS encoding Hsp20/alpha crystallin family protein, which translates to MKDIQSKSKHDNTVRHRTGSSFEALHNFWRHPLGALRYFPFEEGFDHFPFITEEYPSLDISENDEAITVSAELPGVDPNDIEITVSQRRLTIKGEKKFENEEQKDDYHRIERSYGSFQRIITLTSDVDEEKISATCKSGVLTLILPKLTVNKTITIKVESED; encoded by the coding sequence ATGAAAGACATCCAGTCGAAGTCAAAGCATGACAACACTGTTCGACATCGTACGGGAAGTTCCTTTGAAGCCCTGCACAATTTCTGGAGACACCCGCTGGGGGCACTGAGATACTTTCCTTTTGAAGAGGGGTTCGACCATTTCCCCTTCATCACGGAGGAGTATCCTTCTCTGGATATCAGTGAAAACGACGAGGCCATTACGGTTTCAGCCGAACTACCCGGAGTCGATCCGAATGACATCGAAATCACCGTGAGTCAGAGGCGTTTGACAATCAAGGGAGAAAAGAAGTTCGAGAACGAAGAGCAAAAGGACGACTACCACCGTATCGAAAGAAGCTATGGCAGTTTTCAAAGGATAATAACGCTCACCTCGGACGTTGATGAGGAAAAGATCAGCGCCACATGCAAAAGCGGCGTGTTGACGTTGATCTTGCCGAAGCTGACAGTCAACAAGACGATCACCATAAAAGTCGAATCCGAAGACTGA
- a CDS encoding ferredoxin, with protein MAIVIDPDECIGCESCVEICPDVFEMDDDGEKAVVIAPDSTADCVDEAIETCPNEAITKE; from the coding sequence ATGGCTATAGTCATTGATCCCGATGAATGTATCGGTTGCGAATCTTGTGTGGAAATCTGTCCTGATGTTTTCGAAATGGATGATGACGGCGAAAAGGCTGTCGTGATTGCGCCTGACTCAACAGCCGACTGTGTAGACGAGGCTATTGAAACCTGTCCCAATGAGGCCATTACCAAAGAATAA
- a CDS encoding HlyD family type I secretion periplasmic adaptor subunit codes for MKRTEVDKTTKVFFYLCAAFCISFFIWAAVSPLDIVSDAIGEVIPSSRVKKIQHLEGGIVREIKVREGDLVEVGQPLIELEATASDSTVEELNVRVSSLEMEIARLEAESKWFSDPSEDNSKSQGEGKFYFNPYDVTFAVPDKLAAEAPDLVEQASQLYMARRERLVNDINTQREKIKQREQDIQEISVRIRNQRQSLKYVREQIGISEELLKDKLTSRYKHLGFLKEESSLLSKIQEDKAALERSKSALVAAKEHLDQISNTFHEEVQESLRQSQRELLEFSQRLRKMSDSLQRTIIRSPANGIVKSIYIMGEGEVVQPGMTVLDIVPAGDKLVVEAHLALGDIGYVQVGQPATVKLATGDARMFGNLDGTVKQISPDAITHPDEGMYYKVLVETEHDRFEKDGRKYQLYPGMRVLVGIKTGERTVMEYLLYPYFDTLYHGLHER; via the coding sequence ATGAAAAGAACTGAAGTTGATAAGACGACAAAGGTATTCTTTTATCTTTGTGCCGCGTTCTGTATCAGTTTTTTCATATGGGCGGCAGTCAGTCCGCTTGATATCGTCAGTGACGCTATTGGCGAAGTGATCCCCAGTTCCAGAGTGAAAAAAATTCAGCACCTTGAGGGCGGCATTGTTCGTGAAATCAAGGTGCGTGAAGGAGACCTCGTCGAGGTTGGGCAACCCCTTATAGAACTTGAGGCCACTGCCAGCGATTCCACGGTGGAAGAATTGAACGTCCGCGTTTCTTCCTTGGAGATGGAAATTGCGCGTCTTGAGGCTGAATCCAAATGGTTTAGTGACCCGAGTGAAGACAACTCCAAGAGTCAGGGCGAGGGAAAATTCTATTTCAATCCTTATGACGTTACGTTTGCCGTGCCGGATAAATTGGCGGCCGAAGCGCCTGACCTGGTGGAGCAGGCCAGCCAGTTGTATATGGCCAGAAGGGAACGCCTCGTCAACGATATCAATACGCAGCGCGAGAAGATCAAGCAGCGTGAGCAGGATATTCAGGAAATTTCCGTTCGTATCAGGAATCAGCGTCAAAGCTTGAAATATGTCCGAGAACAGATTGGAATCAGTGAAGAACTGCTCAAGGACAAGCTGACGTCCCGGTATAAGCATTTGGGATTTTTGAAAGAAGAATCGAGCCTTCTCAGCAAGATTCAGGAAGATAAGGCTGCGCTGGAGCGGTCCAAATCGGCACTTGTTGCGGCCAAGGAACATCTCGATCAGATTTCCAACACATTTCATGAAGAAGTGCAGGAGTCTCTAAGACAATCTCAGCGGGAGCTTCTTGAATTCTCGCAACGCCTGCGTAAGATGTCAGACAGCCTTCAGCGAACAATTATTCGTTCACCTGCGAATGGAATCGTCAAATCCATATACATCATGGGTGAAGGCGAGGTCGTTCAACCGGGGATGACCGTGCTGGATATCGTGCCTGCGGGTGACAAGCTTGTTGTCGAGGCACACCTCGCTCTCGGTGATATCGGCTACGTACAGGTTGGTCAGCCTGCGACAGTGAAGCTGGCGACAGGCGATGCCCGCATGTTTGGCAATCTGGATGGTACGGTCAAGCAAATCAGCCCTGATGCGATCACACACCCGGATGAGGGGATGTATTACAAAGTCCTTGTCGAAACCGAGCATGATCGATTTGAAAAGGACGGACGCAAGTATCAGCTTTATCCCGGAATGCGTGTCTTGGTGGGAATCAAGACGGGTGAGCGGACGGTCATGGAGTACTTGCTTTATCCATATTTCGATACCCTGTATCATGGCTTGCACGAAAGATAA
- a CDS encoding ATP-binding cassette domain-containing protein, whose product MNELLRRLFRSKPLAVEVIVASFFVNILFLASPIFVIQILSRYIGYGFDGTLYTLTAGMMIALVLGLAFTMIRTKMCSAVSAEPDKHLQSVVLDALSHVKTAALERIPQAKIQEVMAGPQTIQAAYEASRIASVLDMPFFLLFILAVMMLSPMLAVITLLAVGSTVLAGKMNMNASRKSDSSFREEVVRHRGGVNSAIHGAETVRAFHGGGFLRSMWEEQVERVMALKQRIVHQKSWSLAVVQGLSSLLKVAIYAVGAKQVVMGELTVGALIGASILSAKALQISTSFMQTVLLMAKADDTMHMINEFVSLPRESSGGTAMRQFSGRLEFKDVAIAFPGATGPLFESLSYTIEPGTVVGIIGANGAGKTTLSKLVVGLLEPGRGQIFADGVDLRQLAPEWWRRQVMYLPQEPTFLNGTYRENIVMLNPEIEDAALNEIVRMADLRRFLDSTSTGMDTPLNDGGRSLPLGIRKRLALARALVGQGRLAVFDEPTEGLDVEGCEAVFQIMNVLAKRGVTLILVSRDPNVVKGFSAVIDLNVKPVPKIGLVQKKTTAGASGSPLKS is encoded by the coding sequence ATGAACGAGCTTCTTCGACGCCTGTTCCGCTCCAAGCCTCTTGCAGTGGAAGTTATTGTTGCTTCCTTCTTTGTTAATATCCTTTTTCTGGCTTCTCCGATTTTTGTTATCCAGATTTTGAGCCGATACATCGGCTATGGCTTTGACGGCACTCTGTATACCCTTACTGCGGGCATGATGATCGCCCTTGTGCTCGGTCTGGCATTTACCATGATCCGGACCAAAATGTGTTCCGCTGTCAGCGCGGAGCCGGACAAGCATTTGCAGTCAGTGGTTCTGGATGCACTTTCTCATGTCAAAACAGCCGCCCTGGAACGTATTCCGCAGGCCAAGATTCAGGAAGTCATGGCCGGTCCGCAAACCATCCAGGCTGCTTATGAGGCATCCCGTATTGCGTCCGTGCTCGACATGCCGTTTTTCCTGTTGTTCATTCTTGCTGTGATGATGTTGAGCCCGATGCTTGCCGTTATCACTTTGCTTGCTGTCGGTTCGACTGTCCTTGCCGGCAAAATGAACATGAACGCCTCCCGAAAGTCAGACAGTTCATTCAGGGAAGAGGTTGTTCGTCATCGGGGCGGGGTGAACTCTGCTATTCATGGTGCTGAAACCGTTCGCGCTTTTCATGGTGGCGGATTTCTTCGTTCCATGTGGGAGGAGCAGGTTGAGCGTGTCATGGCCCTCAAGCAACGCATCGTGCATCAGAAAAGCTGGTCTCTTGCCGTTGTGCAGGGGCTGAGCTCTCTGCTCAAAGTCGCGATCTATGCGGTCGGCGCAAAGCAGGTGGTTATGGGAGAATTGACCGTCGGGGCCTTGATCGGCGCGAGCATCCTCTCTGCCAAAGCACTCCAGATTTCAACGAGCTTCATGCAGACCGTCCTCTTGATGGCCAAAGCAGACGACACCATGCACATGATAAATGAATTTGTCAGTCTGCCGCGTGAGTCGTCTGGCGGAACCGCTATGCGGCAGTTTTCCGGCCGTCTTGAGTTCAAGGATGTCGCCATTGCATTCCCCGGGGCAACCGGGCCGCTTTTCGAGTCTTTGTCTTACACGATCGAACCGGGAACCGTTGTTGGAATCATTGGGGCCAATGGAGCCGGTAAAACAACGCTGTCCAAGTTGGTCGTGGGGCTTCTTGAACCCGGACGCGGGCAGATATTTGCTGATGGTGTCGATCTGCGGCAACTTGCGCCTGAATGGTGGCGCAGACAGGTCATGTATCTTCCGCAGGAGCCGACTTTTCTTAACGGTACCTATCGGGAAAATATTGTCATGCTGAATCCAGAAATTGAGGATGCAGCGTTGAACGAAATCGTACGTATGGCTGATTTGCGACGGTTTCTGGACAGTACTTCTACAGGCATGGATACGCCTCTCAATGATGGTGGCCGCAGTCTCCCTCTTGGTATTCGAAAACGTCTGGCTTTGGCGCGTGCTTTGGTTGGACAGGGGCGACTGGCTGTGTTTGACGAACCCACTGAAGGACTGGATGTCGAAGGCTGTGAAGCGGTTTTTCAGATAATGAATGTACTTGCAAAACGTGGCGTAACGTTGATCCTCGTTTCTCGCGATCCTAATGTGGTCAAGGGGTTTAGTGCTGTTATCGATCTGAATGTAAAGCCGGTTCCGAAAATCGGGCTTGTACAGAAGAAAACCACGGCAGGGGCATCTGGTTCGCCCCTGAAATCGTAG
- a CDS encoding TolC family protein, with the protein MKSLIKFLAMSFVLIVFAVFSVSSASAQDDRNLNLDALLENLVKNHDRIKASEAQLQSVKHQYEGAKGGWLPRVDATAEGGRENLSKPGSAETQKSRNEETLSATQLLYDFGGVSGTIDSAAGRIKEFDSILLQTKQEIVSLGITAYLRVIRSRELLKYARRSEESIMELSGMQEVLVERGAGYSYEELQVKGQLAGAQSYRVTQERELQTSINNFKSVFGFAPTMEEVGQMATVPVPRKYLPGNVDEAVTIAYEKNPLLLETKYSLERLQGDLSSGESKYYPRFDAVLEHERKENDQGTPGVRTEQRASVQMTYNLFSGFQDKENIQSVKSEMTSAKRTLLDRRRTVEESVRNAWLELTTLRQNSELYENQANITWEFLGLVKKKKATGEEVRLLDILVGERDYISAISAKVATDIDIIIAGYTLLYQMGLITEDITES; encoded by the coding sequence TTGAAAAGTCTGATTAAATTTTTGGCCATGAGTTTTGTGCTGATTGTTTTTGCTGTCTTTTCCGTGAGTAGTGCTTCCGCGCAGGACGACAGGAATCTCAATCTTGATGCTCTGTTGGAAAACTTAGTTAAAAATCATGATCGGATTAAGGCCTCCGAGGCGCAATTGCAATCCGTCAAGCATCAGTATGAAGGTGCGAAAGGCGGCTGGCTTCCGCGTGTGGATGCTACGGCCGAGGGTGGCAGGGAGAACCTGAGCAAACCCGGATCCGCTGAAACGCAGAAAAGTCGTAACGAAGAAACGCTTTCCGCTACACAGTTGCTTTACGATTTCGGCGGTGTCTCCGGTACGATTGATTCGGCTGCCGGTCGAATCAAGGAATTTGATTCCATCCTTTTGCAGACAAAGCAGGAAATTGTTTCTCTCGGCATTACTGCCTATCTTCGCGTGATCCGTTCTCGTGAGTTGCTTAAATATGCACGCCGTTCGGAAGAAAGCATTATGGAACTCTCCGGCATGCAGGAAGTGCTCGTTGAACGTGGGGCCGGTTATTCGTATGAAGAACTTCAGGTTAAGGGACAGCTTGCCGGTGCTCAGTCGTACCGCGTCACTCAGGAGCGTGAACTGCAAACGTCCATTAACAACTTCAAATCCGTTTTCGGTTTCGCGCCGACCATGGAAGAAGTTGGCCAGATGGCGACCGTTCCGGTGCCTCGTAAGTATCTGCCCGGTAATGTGGATGAAGCGGTAACCATCGCATACGAAAAAAACCCTCTGCTTCTTGAGACCAAGTATTCTCTCGAAAGGTTGCAGGGCGATCTGTCCTCCGGAGAATCAAAGTATTATCCGAGATTTGATGCAGTGCTTGAGCATGAGCGGAAGGAAAATGACCAAGGGACTCCCGGTGTCCGCACGGAACAGCGTGCGTCGGTTCAGATGACCTACAACCTTTTCTCAGGCTTTCAGGACAAAGAGAACATTCAGTCGGTCAAATCTGAAATGACCAGTGCAAAACGCACATTGCTTGATCGTCGTCGGACGGTTGAGGAAAGTGTGCGTAACGCATGGCTCGAACTGACAACGCTTCGCCAGAACTCCGAATTGTATGAAAATCAGGCGAATATCACCTGGGAATTCCTCGGTCTCGTCAAGAAAAAGAAGGCCACAGGTGAAGAAGTTCGTCTGCTGGACATTCTTGTCGGCGAGCGTGATTACATTTCCGCAATCAGCGCAAAAGTGGCTACAGACATTGATATCATCATTGCCGGTTACACCCTGCTTTATCAAATGGGGCTGATTACCGAGGATATTACTGAAAGCTAG
- a CDS encoding adenylate/guanylate cyclase domain-containing protein, with product MFGGLRKHFKKDQLILFVTGFAASMLMAALFIAHPAFLRFLDYKLYDQFLQKHHSSNATSIPVIVDIDEKSLAELGQWPWPRYRVAMLLKYIQAYGAASVATDIIFVEPDRTSPAVLQRQLKKEMKIDIKIEGLPPALTDNDKLLAHNIKTGPFVLGLDFITESLLGEAELVEKTGDCFVKPAKVAVLAPKGAPSPHRVLFKAEEAICPLPDLAMAAPKTGFITIAPDQDSVYRRVPLLFSWNEKFYPSLALSALMQATGMKSMVLKMSNIGVESVRLGKTVIPTDKRGRMLINYRGPMKTFEYISAADILNKKLKPGALRGKIAFIGTSAAGLKDIRATPLDPGYPGVEAHATIVDNIISKQFLNIPDWAKGVEFATMLLLGLITTLLLMWARAAWLVLPLLGMGYAVWFGSVHLYTEYRYYISPLYSFLNLGLTFILLTVIKFWREEHAKKFIHGAFAHYLAPSVISQIMDDPDSLSLEGQEKDITIQFSDVRSFTSLSEKLTPTQVTNLLHDYLTPMTRIITEHQGTLDKFIGDAVMAFWNAPLDVENHQERSLEAALAQQDKLEELNELFIEKYGFTIAVGTGIHSGSVRVGNMGSADLFDYTLIGDNVNLASRLEGLTKFYGQKLVVSQTIVDACQGKYHFRILDSVRVKGKKKPVTIYTAYTLEAAAKRKEELDKYEKAHTLYLEMRFDEARKLFEELKALEAEPLLYDLYIERCEHLKEEHPGEGWDGVFTHKTK from the coding sequence ATGTTCGGCGGGCTGAGAAAACATTTCAAGAAAGATCAATTGATACTTTTTGTGACCGGTTTTGCGGCATCCATGCTCATGGCAGCCCTCTTCATAGCCCACCCTGCTTTTCTCCGCTTTCTTGATTACAAGCTCTATGATCAATTTCTTCAAAAACACCACAGCTCAAACGCCACCAGCATACCCGTTATTGTTGATATTGATGAAAAAAGTCTTGCGGAACTCGGACAATGGCCATGGCCCAGATACCGCGTGGCCATGCTCCTGAAATACATTCAGGCTTACGGCGCAGCCTCAGTCGCAACTGATATCATCTTTGTGGAACCGGACAGAACCTCTCCAGCAGTATTGCAACGGCAACTGAAAAAGGAGATGAAGATCGACATAAAAATCGAAGGACTGCCGCCAGCATTGACAGACAACGACAAACTTCTCGCGCACAACATCAAGACCGGCCCCTTTGTGCTGGGACTTGATTTCATTACTGAAAGTCTTTTGGGAGAAGCGGAACTCGTCGAAAAAACAGGAGACTGTTTCGTCAAGCCGGCAAAAGTCGCAGTGCTTGCCCCCAAAGGAGCCCCCTCTCCTCACAGGGTTCTTTTCAAGGCAGAGGAAGCAATCTGCCCACTCCCCGATCTCGCCATGGCTGCCCCCAAAACCGGATTCATCACAATCGCCCCGGATCAGGACAGTGTTTACCGCCGCGTCCCACTCCTTTTCAGCTGGAATGAAAAATTCTATCCGAGTCTCGCCTTGTCGGCCCTCATGCAGGCTACCGGCATGAAGTCCATGGTGCTCAAAATGTCGAATATCGGCGTAGAATCCGTTCGGCTCGGAAAGACCGTCATTCCCACGGACAAACGGGGAAGAATGCTGATCAACTACCGTGGACCGATGAAAACATTCGAATACATCAGCGCTGCCGATATTCTGAATAAAAAACTGAAACCAGGAGCACTGCGCGGAAAAATCGCATTCATCGGCACATCCGCCGCCGGACTCAAGGATATCCGCGCCACCCCGCTGGACCCCGGTTATCCGGGCGTTGAAGCACACGCCACCATTGTGGACAATATCATCTCAAAACAGTTTCTCAACATACCGGACTGGGCCAAAGGCGTAGAGTTCGCCACGATGCTTCTTCTCGGTCTCATCACTACTCTGCTCCTCATGTGGGCCAGAGCAGCTTGGCTGGTCCTCCCCCTTCTCGGCATGGGGTATGCCGTCTGGTTCGGGTCAGTACATTTATACACTGAATACAGATACTACATTTCTCCTCTCTATTCTTTCCTGAACCTCGGACTGACATTCATTCTGCTTACCGTAATCAAGTTCTGGCGCGAAGAACATGCCAAAAAATTCATTCACGGCGCATTCGCACATTATCTGGCGCCGTCAGTCATTTCACAAATCATGGATGATCCGGATTCGCTTTCCCTTGAAGGACAGGAAAAGGATATTACCATCCAGTTCTCCGATGTACGCAGCTTTACCTCACTCTCTGAAAAACTGACTCCGACACAGGTGACCAATCTGCTCCATGATTACCTGACTCCCATGACACGCATAATTACGGAACATCAGGGAACACTGGACAAATTCATCGGTGATGCTGTCATGGCTTTCTGGAATGCCCCCCTTGATGTTGAAAACCATCAGGAAAGATCACTGGAAGCAGCACTCGCGCAGCAGGATAAACTGGAAGAACTCAATGAACTTTTTATTGAAAAATACGGATTTACCATTGCTGTCGGAACAGGAATTCACTCCGGCTCTGTCCGAGTCGGCAACATGGGATCAGCCGATTTATTCGACTACACACTGATCGGCGACAATGTGAACCTCGCTTCCCGTTTGGAAGGATTGACAAAATTCTACGGCCAAAAACTCGTCGTTAGCCAAACCATTGTTGACGCATGCCAGGGGAAATACCATTTCCGAATTCTCGACAGCGTCCGCGTCAAAGGCAAGAAAAAACCTGTAACAATCTATACCGCTTACACTCTTGAAGCTGCTGCGAAAAGAAAAGAGGAACTCGACAAATATGAAAAGGCGCACACATTGTATCTGGAAATGAGATTCGATGAAGCGCGGAAGTTGTTTGAAGAACTCAAAGCCCTCGAAGCGGAGCCATTGCTTTATGACTTGTATATCGAGCGATGCGAACACCTCAAGGAAGAGCATCCGGGTGAGGGGTGGGACGGCGTATTCACTCACAAGACCAAATAA
- a CDS encoding FAD-dependent oxidoreductase produces the protein MDYVIVGNGVSAIGAIEGIRQHDKTGKILIVSDEEVPTYGRPLISYYLSDKIKFETLPFRPEEFYKTNNVEMKLGSRVLSIDSEKKELLLDSGEKVVYGKLLLATGGSPVNPGIPGIEGPGVHNFTTVAHAEALRELVDRVKKVVVIGAGLIALKAAEGFAEKGVDVTIVVRSRIMRTYFDEVAGEMIVDHLEKNGINFMQGTGTKEIVRHGDGTIKGVETDKGFIEADVVIVAAGVRPNMGLAAQAGIRTEQGIRVDDYMATSNPEVFAAGDVAEAKDLLTGEYTVRPIWPNAYSQGRYAGLNMAGAEKPYTGGLSMNSITYYGLATISVGETNLADEDGYETDVMLDRENSVYRKLIFKDDVLAGCILIGEIDAAGFYTSFIKNGFKLDAEAKKRLMEGDPSPALWPDEFIEGMMNNP, from the coding sequence ATGGATTACGTAATTGTAGGAAATGGCGTTTCCGCCATCGGAGCCATCGAAGGAATTCGTCAACATGATAAAACAGGCAAAATCTTGATTGTCAGTGACGAAGAAGTGCCGACGTATGGTCGCCCTCTCATTTCCTATTATCTCTCGGATAAGATCAAATTTGAGACGCTCCCATTCAGGCCGGAAGAGTTTTACAAGACAAATAATGTGGAGATGAAGCTCGGATCCAGAGTGTTGTCCATTGATTCCGAGAAGAAGGAATTGCTTTTGGATAGCGGGGAGAAAGTCGTCTACGGCAAGTTGCTTCTTGCCACGGGTGGCTCTCCTGTGAATCCGGGAATTCCCGGTATCGAGGGGCCTGGTGTTCACAATTTCACTACCGTGGCGCATGCCGAAGCTCTGCGTGAGCTTGTCGATCGAGTGAAAAAGGTTGTTGTCATCGGTGCCGGGTTGATCGCCCTGAAGGCCGCGGAAGGGTTTGCTGAAAAAGGCGTGGATGTGACCATTGTTGTCCGTTCCCGCATTATGCGTACTTATTTTGATGAGGTGGCAGGCGAGATGATTGTCGACCATCTTGAAAAAAACGGCATCAATTTCATGCAGGGAACGGGCACCAAGGAAATCGTCCGTCACGGTGACGGGACAATCAAGGGCGTTGAAACCGATAAAGGATTCATCGAAGCCGATGTCGTCATCGTGGCTGCCGGTGTCCGGCCGAATATGGGACTTGCAGCTCAGGCCGGTATCAGGACAGAGCAGGGCATTCGGGTTGACGATTACATGGCTACAAGCAATCCCGAGGTGTTTGCCGCAGGGGATGTGGCTGAAGCCAAGGATCTGCTTACCGGTGAATATACCGTTCGACCCATTTGGCCCAATGCGTATTCTCAGGGAAGGTATGCCGGACTGAATATGGCTGGTGCGGAAAAACCGTATACTGGCGGACTTTCCATGAACTCCATCACATATTATGGGCTTGCTACCATTTCCGTAGGTGAGACGAATCTTGCCGACGAGGATGGATATGAGACTGATGTGATGCTTGATCGGGAAAACAGTGTGTACCGGAAATTGATTTTCAAGGATGATGTGCTTGCCGGTTGCATCCTTATTGGTGAAATTGATGCCGCTGGTTTTTACACCAGCTTCATCAAGAACGGCTTCAAGTTGGACGCAGAGGCGAAAAAACGGCTTATGGAGGGTGATCCCTCTCCGGCATTGTGGCCTGACGAGTTCATCGAAGGGATGATGAATAATCCCTAA
- a CDS encoding acetyl-CoA carboxylase biotin carboxylase subunit family protein, giving the protein MSIEGNKVLIANRGEIAVRIMEACADLGLPFVALYTKEDEYSGHVDVARRLGGNDSLYRIQNYLDAGDILSVADESGATAIHPGYGFFSENYRFARRVTERDRPMTFIGPSWDVIRDLGDKINTKRLARKLGVPTVPGSDRAIYDELEAEAIAESLFEFQTKMGISRPVVLVKASAGGGGMGIDEVEDMARFRQTYRRIRNYSLRTFNDEGVLIEQRVFNFNHLEVQIASDRSGINPVHFGTRNCSVQSPGLQKRIEVAPGFWPENLAYTFDAQKLLNDITEYSLSIAREIKYDNVGTWEWIVTPNGEPFLMEVNTRIQVENGVSADIASVNGDSNVNLVREQIRIGLGEDLGYTQKDVSFDGVSIEYRLIAEDTETGFTPWVGKINELDWMKEDWLSFHTHVPLDRPYQIPTEYDPNLALAIIWGKDLAEAKSRGLAFLNDLKLKGADSSGSSMKSNIPFLIEKTENLLEF; this is encoded by the coding sequence GTGAGTATCGAAGGAAATAAAGTATTAATAGCAAACAGAGGCGAAATCGCCGTTAGAATCATGGAGGCCTGCGCTGATCTCGGCCTTCCCTTTGTCGCCTTATACACTAAAGAAGATGAGTATTCCGGCCATGTTGACGTGGCTCGCAGGCTCGGTGGCAACGATTCACTTTACCGTATCCAGAATTATCTGGATGCTGGCGATATCCTGTCCGTTGCTGATGAATCCGGTGCAACCGCGATTCATCCCGGTTACGGTTTCTTTTCTGAAAACTACCGATTTGCCAGACGCGTCACGGAACGGGATCGTCCTATGACATTTATTGGACCGTCATGGGACGTCATCCGCGACCTCGGTGATAAAATCAATACAAAGCGCCTCGCCCGCAAGCTGGGCGTGCCTACTGTCCCCGGTTCAGACCGCGCCATCTACGATGAACTCGAAGCCGAAGCTATTGCTGAAAGCCTTTTCGAATTCCAGACGAAAATGGGCATTTCCCGTCCGGTCGTTCTGGTCAAGGCCTCTGCCGGCGGTGGCGGAATGGGAATCGATGAAGTCGAAGACATGGCTCGCTTCCGGCAGACCTACCGTCGAATTCGCAACTACTCCCTGCGAACCTTCAACGATGAAGGCGTCCTCATTGAACAACGTGTATTCAACTTCAACCACCTTGAAGTTCAGATCGCATCTGATCGTTCCGGTATTAATCCGGTTCATTTCGGTACTCGCAACTGTTCTGTCCAGAGTCCCGGCCTTCAGAAGCGCATTGAGGTCGCCCCCGGTTTCTGGCCGGAAAACCTCGCATACACCTTTGATGCACAAAAGCTTCTGAATGACATCACCGAGTATTCACTCTCCATCGCCCGTGAGATCAAATATGACAACGTCGGCACTTGGGAATGGATCGTGACCCCGAACGGCGAACCGTTCCTCATGGAGGTCAATACACGAATTCAGGTTGAAAACGGCGTCTCCGCCGACATTGCCTCCGTCAATGGTGACAGCAATGTCAATCTCGTCCGTGAACAGATTCGCATCGGTCTTGGCGAAGACCTCGGCTACACCCAGAAAGACGTTTCCTTCGACGGTGTCAGCATTGAATACCGATTGATCGCTGAAGACACTGAAACAGGCTTCACCCCGTGGGTCGGAAAAATCAACGAACTTGACTGGATGAAAGAGGACTGGTTGTCATTTCACACCCACGTCCCTCTCGACAGGCCATACCAGATTCCGACGGAATACGACCCCAACCTCGCTCTGGCGATTATTTGGGGCAAAGACCTCGCAGAGGCCAAATCACGAGGACTCGCCTTCCTGAACGACCTCAAATTGAAAGGTGCTGACTCCAGCGGGTCTTCCATGAAGTCAAACATCCCCTTCCTCATCGAAAAAACTGAAAACCTGCTTGAATTTTAA